A stretch of the Capsicum annuum cultivar UCD-10X-F1 chromosome 10, UCD10Xv1.1, whole genome shotgun sequence genome encodes the following:
- the LOC107844893 gene encoding uncharacterized protein LOC107844893 has product MSNSELFQVKEEGEKKKSSDDIQLPTSNNPDRCVDIAPGQHGNVDRKQDENNLDHDDYDDIRKKDIFQGNCSEDQTDKGRSWSRYEIGTVHRRSTQALHEDDTHKSRNDPDDDPDDDGFTTPTSSDHKIPVMTTCPPAPKKSIKRRFSASPNMHPTLQVDFESIIQEEDLGGNNKKLRKNDHQE; this is encoded by the coding sequence ATGTCAAATTCAGAACTTTTCCAAGTGAAGGAAGAAGGTGAGAAAAAGAAATCCAGTGATGACATACAACTTCCCACGTCCAACAATCCAGATAGGTGCGTAGATATTGCACCTGGTCAACATGGAAACGTCGACCGAAAACAAGATGAAAATAATCTAGAtcatgatgattatgatgatatcagaaagaaagatatatttcaAGGAAATTGTTCAGAGGATCAAACTGATAAAGGTAGGTCATGGTCGAGATATGAAATTGGAACGGTACATAGAAGATCAACACAAGCCTTGCATGAGGATGACACGCACAAATCGAGAAATGATCCTGATGACGATCCCGATGATGATGGATTTACAACACCAACTTCTTCGGATCACAAAATCCCAGTGATGACAACGTGTCCACCCGCACCCAAAAAAAGTATCAAAAGAAGATTTTCAGCTTCACCAAACATGCATCCAACTCTCCAAGTTGACTTTGAATCCATTATTCAGGAAGAAGATTTGGGAGGGAAtaacaagaaattaagaaaaaatgatcATCAAGAATGA